ttacATTGatctatttttttactttttgatcaGCGAGAGGATCtccttaatatataatttttgtttttacgtaCCCAAAAGTGACgaacaattttatgttaatttgtttttgtggtgatatccaattaattttttttagtgatttattttaaaaaatatttcttataataataattaatataaattatttttttttaatatacacagaCATTCATCGATTATTTGTTTggattaatttaacaaaatttttttgagagaaTACGGATGGGCGaacataaattattgattttaaattatataaaaattcgaatatttacaaaatcatacaaaaagtatacacaaaatttagtttatataatatttatactatgtacagtaatttgtttattaaagctttttttgcaaaaaaattaacacctatttttttgtgaatttattggatccaaaatttttcattttcaaaaatttctatggtttttaacattgatttaaggtagtacaagcgccaagaCAATTTTATACATAcggataaaattatttgtaccttattttcaactttgatcatgaaCATTCATGtagttataacaaattttcaattttcgatattttgaaaattactccagatattgaaaaattttattcttacttttcgtcttatattgtcaagttataactatttttatagaaatctatGGAAACAAATCATCCATCTactgttttcccataaaaccaatgttaaattaCCCCTACATCCTTAAATTGGGGTTTATGTTCAACAATTTTTAGGACCCCTGGCTTGCGGATACTCTTAAGGATTTTCGCTGTACGGACACTTTATGGCCTGtaccaaatttttcaaaatgaataatttaggatcgaataaaaatttaaaataattcattgtagatttccgaaaacaaaaaaaaatttctatcaaatAACCTACaattaatactaaaattaaactaaactgGACATTGGCGGCGCTCGTGTCGCTACAGGACTAGCAGGCATTGAATGAACCGCTGCCGCAGCCACGGCTGCTTGGTGATGATAATACGACAACGAGGTAGGGTAACCAGTGGCTGTAGTTGGTGACGTAACAGATGTTGTAATACCACCAGCCACAGAACTAGCAATACTTGATGCAATATCCCGCGAGGATATCGCATCTAAGTGATGGTGATGTAGCGCATCATGATGGATACCCGCTAATGGATGACGTATTTGTGTACCGAGAGGCGATGAACCAGGATTTACACTTGCATCATGATATAAAATTGGTACACGAACCAATCGCTGTGCGGCATGTGCCATATTAGCTGCTTCTAGCTCCGCAGCTAATTGTCGTTTCCATTTATTACGACGATTTTGAAACCAGATTTTCACTTGGGTTTCCGTTAAATGTAAACTTGCTGCTAATCCAGCTCGTTCGGATGACGACAAGTATCGTTTCATATCAAAAGTAGATTCTAATTGAAAGACTTGTGATCGTGAAAAAACTGTTCGagtttttttctttcgtttgtTCCCCATTGAATTCCCGGGACTCATTGATCcagaatttgatttatttttatccttATCATTCCCGTCATATTCATCATCGTCGTCCACCATGTCGTCTTCTTCGATAACCATACTATCACTTTCGCGGTACGGACTTTTGGAACGTGACATTTGTAAATAGTTTGCGGTGGAATCAAGGAATGCCGGATGATGTGCCCCGAGAATGTTGGATAAATGATGCGGGGGTGGTGTGTTTGGAGGTGATCGTCGATCAGGACTACTTGGTCGTGATGAACGATTTTCCGAGGAATGTGTTTGATTGTTTGATGGTTCGTTTGTATTGCGTGGTGAGCCAATCGGTGATGTGTCGTCATTTGTTGTGGAGCCATctgtaaacaaaaagaaaattgttttagtaaatttgtaaaaatttttgaaaaatgtactaAGGAAAATTAACGCAACATGGAAAAAAAATGCTACTCAGTGAATTTAAAGCATGATATTACGGTTTGATTCCATTTTAGCAATATTCCAATTTAATACTTAAACAAATGACTAACAGACGTTCCATATAATGGATTAAGTTAAAATGTTCTAACCTCAA
This genomic interval from Chrysoperla carnea chromosome 1, inChrCarn1.1, whole genome shotgun sequence contains the following:
- the LOC123290438 gene encoding homeobox protein HMX3 codes for the protein MSVSPARSTDSRDIEVNVVSSPESSTNPSRSGTPEPNNYSRMVNHTIPAGITCYPIIKTNSVVNDFLINNNSDNEKMSKDNNSKENSSSPKIHHHGVVSPKLNNTNNNTSTSTSSTGYTSFSISSILSRQEPSAATKRNCSSNNNNVNGQTNNNNSNNNNNSVLEAAALTAAASLTPCTAADSAMLSRLGLMSHFGALAAATSRYAALYPNSAHGAHDPKTLPWYWGRIPPTHPGLGALDRPSPNDGSTTNDDTSPIGSPRNTNEPSNNQTHSSENRSSRPSSPDRRSPPNTPPPHHLSNILGAHHPAFLDSTANYLQMSRSKSPYRESDSMVIEEDDMVDDDDEYDGNDKDKNKSNSGSMSPGNSMGNKRKKKTRTVFSRSQVFQLESTFDMKRYLSSSERAGLAASLHLTETQVKIWFQNRRNKWKRQLAAELEAANMAHAAQRLVRVPILYHDASVNPGSSPLGTQIRHPLAGIHHDALHHHHLDAISSRDIASSIASSVAGGITTSVTSPTTATGYPTSLSYYHHQAAVAAAAVHSMPASPVATRAPPMSSLV